A single genomic interval of Scophthalmus maximus strain ysfricsl-2021 unplaced genomic scaffold, ASM2237912v1 un_3, whole genome shotgun sequence harbors:
- the LOC124849818 gene encoding uncharacterized protein LOC124849818, with amino-acid sequence MRLHSKYNLPSVTSQMAQRTFETAAQRLTEAQKSLVADYLTHSSATAEKHYRMKQCDIIVKTSQLLSNMSKVSSAEPSGEGTRHGAFPYSSPIKQPVIRLPRLPSHNEKVKFFKAFETLLQTYPLSLNGKRPEVKQRRNVSQEFQRKLHTYWGRKQLEMREAHTCSNFSRRKPTKERLEAWIKRQGWKMTAGLSDEVLKNWAPSGSEDCTTDSKQIQKLV; translated from the exons ATGAGGCTGCACTCAAA ATACAACCTCCCGTCAGTGACCAGCCAGATGGCGCAGAGAACATTTGAGACGGCAGCTCAGCGCTTGACAGAAGCACAAAAGTCATTGGTGGCCGATTACCTGACCCATTCCAGCGCAACAGCCGAGAAGCATTACCGCATGAAGCAGTGTGATATCATCGTGAAGACCTCTCAGCTGTTGAGCAACATGAGTAAAGTCTCAAG TGCTGAGCCTTCTGGGGAAGGTACCAGGCATGGTGCTTTCCCATATTCATCACCCATCAAACAGCCAGTGATACGTCTGCCGAGGCTCCCCTCTCACAATGAGAAGGTCAAATTCTTCAAGGCATTTGAAACCCTCCTGCAAACTTACCCTCTTTCACTGAATGGGAAAAGGCCGGAAGTGAAACAACGTAGGAATGTGTCTCAAGAGTTTCAGCGGAAGCTTCACACTTATTGGGGGAGGAAGCAGTTGGAAATGCGTGAAGCACATACCTGCT caAACTTCAGTCGGCGTAAGCCAACAAAAGAGCGACTCGAAGCATGGATTAAAAGGCAGGGATGGAAGATGACTGCCGGCCTCAGCGATGAAGTTCTTAAGAACTGGGCACCATCTGGATCTGAGGACTGTACCACAGACAGCAAACAGATACAGAAATTGGTGTGA
- the LOC118299269 gene encoding uncharacterized protein LOC118299269, giving the protein MKKTTQQNYLKSLKRFLVFHSVQTNLRNQDKECQHFIAFIGSLQRILAKHSKKEITQKRHSMLIDKNLLSTKNCLAVLEASKKEPWKDEMDGEERFFLSTAGRQIHSASNDLSCWRKVYERWEKRQLKLRQECVRSHFPWRQPTHKRLEECVAKQAWAGKTGSQRLLERWTPSGSEDNIMDCKQIQTLVRRTPVVCQASAFRHSVACPRPGEM; this is encoded by the exons atgaaaaagacaacacagcAGAATTACCTCAAGAGCTTGAAACG ATTCCTGGTTTTCCACAGTGTCCAAACCAACCTGAGAAATCAGGATAAAGAGTGCCAGCACTTCATTGCCTTCATTGGTTCTTTGCAGCGCATCCTTGCCAAGCACTCAAAGAAAGAGATCACCCAAAAGAG gCATAGCATGTTGATTGACAAAAATCTGTTGTCGACAAAAAACTGCTTGGCTGTACTGGAGGCGTCCAAGAAGGAACCCTGGAAGGACGAGATGGATGGAGAAGAACGATTCTTCCTCTCCACCGCAGGGAGGCAGATCCACAGTGCCTCCAATGACCTGTCTTGTTGGCGAAAGGTTTATGAGCGTTGGGAGAAGAGGCAGTTGAAACTGCGACAAGAATGTGTGCGCT CACACTTCCCTTGGCGTCAGCCAACACATAAGCGGCTCGAAGAATGTGTTGCAAAGCAGGCGTGGGCGGGTAAAACTGGTAGCCAACGACTTCTTGAGAGGTGGACACCCTCTGGATCCGAGGATAACATCATGGACTGCAAACAGATTCAGACACTTGTGAGGAGGACTCCCGTAGTCTGCCAGGCATCAGCCTTCAGACATTCTGTCGCATGTCCCAGACCTGGTGAAATGTAA
- the LOC124849339 gene encoding uncharacterized protein LOC124849339, whose protein sequence is MLAVNGRDILSRLEHIKASITSTFGSILKMDSTKKITKKLSGLAKGTALWLTSVSNKVGQILISVLTAQEGPALDIMVADLIRRYSNAGVTPPQLLYVDCDCCLEGRGQTKLQQRFGGWPDLVVKLDIYHFMRRLASGCTKDAHPLYPIFMAKLSCCIFEWDSEDVALVRRAKREQLKCEGVPGITEKMVDQHITKDELARHCRRRTRGEQQTIVLIECLLNELMGEKGRDLLGVPLLDQERMQHIWQTQRRHVKCIQDEPGVLLYAQTGTTTKEGIILPNYRCARGSTSLESFHLHLNRFIPGTSANSLNFQLYLLEGLKRWNQDRHAASLAVKPPALLTYSGDLVQCVNTHSVKVFGRKLVPSFQPPAVYNGELIGIDYLYRQTGQALQDVHPDSEETDQMLEDVGTEEELEVESFEDAGLSLSLDPTIELLDLSSGPPPG, encoded by the exons ATGCTGGCTGTTAATGGCAGAGACATCCTGAGCAGGCTTGAACACATCAAGGCCAGCATAACATCTACCTTTGGCAGTATCCTGAAAATGGACTCCACgaaaaaa ATCACTAAGAAGCTGTCGGGCCTTGCCAAGGGGACCGCCTTGTGGCTTACATCTGTGAGCAACAAGGTGGGCCAAATCCTCATCAGTGTCCTGACTGCTCAGGAGGGTCCCGCTCTGGACATTATGGTAGCTGACCTCATCCGCAGGTACAGCAATGCTGGTGTGACCCCTCCTCAGCTACTTTATGTAGACTGTGACTGTTGTCTGGAGGGCAGAGGGCAGACTAAATTGCAGCAAAGATTTGGTGGATGGCCAGACCTGGTTGTGAAACTGGATATATACCATTTCATGCGGCGACTGGCATCGGGGTGTACAAAGGATGCACATCCTTTGTACCCCATCTTCATGGCAAAGCTGTCATGCTGCATTTTTGAGTGGGACAGTGAAGATGTTGCCTTGGTGCGGCGAGCAAAGAGGGAACAGTTGAAATGCGAAGGTGTCCCTGGCATCACTGAGAAAATGGTAGACCAGCACATTACCAAGGATGAACTGGCCCGGCACTGCAGAAGGCGGacaagaggagagcagcagaccaTTGTTCTGATTGAGTGCCTCTTAAATGAGCTGATGGGGGAAAAGGGCAGAGATCTTCTTGGTGTCCCTCTCTTGGACCAGGAGAGAATGCAGCACATCTGGCAAACCCAGAGGAGGCACGTTAAGTGCATCCAGGATGAACCAGGTGTACTCCTGTATGCTCAGACTGGCACCACCACCAAAGAGGGCATCATCCTGCCAAATTACAGGTGTGCTAGAGGGTCCACATCGCTCGAGTCCTTCCACCTGCATCTCAACAGGTTCATTCCAG GAACGAGTGCCAACAGCCTGAATTTCCAGCTGTACCTTCTGGAAGGCCTTAAGAGATGGAACCAGGACCGTCATGCCGCATCTCTGGCAGTCAAGCCTCCTGCTTTGCTGACCTACTCAGGAGACCTTGTTcaatgtgtcaacacacacagtgtcaaggTATTTGGAAGGAAGCTCGTCCCCTCTTTTCAGCCACCGGCCGTTTACAATG GGGAGCTAATAGGTATCGATTACCTGTACCGCCAGACAGGGCAGGCCCTGCAGGATGTACATCCTGACTCGGAGGAGACTGATCAGATGCTGGAGGATGTAGGCACTGAAGAAGAGTTGGAAGTTGAGAGCTTTGAGGATGCTGGTTTGAGCCTCAGCCTGGACCCAACCATTGAGCTGCTGGACTTGTCCTCTGGTCCACCACCTGGCTGA